In the Acropora muricata isolate sample 2 chromosome 1, ASM3666990v1, whole genome shotgun sequence genome, one interval contains:
- the LOC136926696 gene encoding trace amine-associated receptor 8b-like codes for MANHSLQRNTTSSLPLFAASECIPMVIAFGMESVAIVTLNALTIIVYLKEYGLRKRSMYLVINLAFVDMFVAGCAINECWFMGSNCGFWTINYLNLPSFIVIRVWFHVIPLASVTNLAAISLERMHATFRPFQHRLIKKKMFGAAVAIVWITAGLCSAIGVLVVFHSFSIKLNRGLFTLYLSFFLFCFLIILVSYSSIAVKIACGNQSHHDGVASRERKLTKTLFIVTVASLTLTQPFIIFWIFYTVSSHTFTIISHQTWFRLYYYFGFLFCANSLVNPICYGFRIPEFRRALFSFLRCRFLPQPAQVFPLNKL; via the coding sequence atgGCCAATCATTCTCTGCAGCGAAACACAACTTCATCTTTACCGTTGTTTGCGGCATCTGAGTGCATTCCCATGGTAATAGCGTTTGGCATGGAGTCTGTTGCCATAGTGACgttgaatgcccttacaatcattgtttacctgaaagagtatggtcttcgcaagcgcagcatgtacctggtgatcaacctgGCATTTGTTGATATGTTTGTTGCGGGCTGTGCTATCAATGAGTGTTGGTTTATGGGAAGCAATTGTGGGTTTTGGACGATCAACTATTTGAACCTTCCATCTTTCATAGTTATCAGGGTTTGGTTTCACGTCATTCCATTAGCATCAgtaacaaaccttgctgctatttccttagagcggatgcacgcaacgtttcgtccatttcagcatcgcctcatcaaaaagaaaatgtttggagcagctgttgctattgtttggattacagctgggcTCTGTTCAGCAATTGGTGTCTTGGTTGTCTTCCACTCATTCTCTATCAAACTAAATCGCGGCCTTTTTACCTTATActtatcatttttcttgttttgctttttaattatCCTTGTGTCTTACTCGTCCATAGCTGTAAAAATTGCCTGTGGAAACCAGTCGCATCACGATGGTGTAgccagtagagaaagaaaactgaccaagacactgttcattgtgacagttgcaTCTTTAACGCTCACGCAGCCATTTAtcattttttggattttttatACTGTGTCATCACACACTTTCACAATCATTTCGCATCAAACATGGTTTCGCTTATATTATTActttggttttttattttgtgccaactctcttgtcaatcctATTTGTTATGgatttagaattccagagttcaggagagctctgttttcctttttgcgctGTCGATTCCTGCCGCAGCCTGCTCAAGTTTTTCCTCTTAACAAGTTGTAA